The proteins below come from a single Iocasia fonsfrigidae genomic window:
- a CDS encoding helix-turn-helix domain-containing protein, producing MDFGKKLKKARNELGMTQKQLAKKIGIKRTTVAGYESEGKMPPYNTLIKIAQTLNCSLDYLLGYKEKNNSDKSEHLNPEIIYLAQKISKRKDLKLLLKETEDLNPDSVKRIIKIIGLIKEEKHLG from the coding sequence ATGGATTTCGGAAAGAAACTCAAAAAAGCAAGAAACGAGTTGGGAATGACTCAAAAACAATTAGCAAAAAAAATAGGAATTAAACGCACTACAGTTGCAGGATATGAAAGTGAAGGGAAAATGCCACCATATAACACCCTTATAAAAATAGCCCAGACTCTGAACTGCAGCCTGGACTATTTACTGGGATATAAAGAAAAAAACAACTCTGATAAAAGCGAACATCTAAACCCGGAGATAATATACCTTGCTCAAAAAATATCCAAACGGAAAGACCTGAAACTCCTTCTTAAAGAAACTGAGGATTTGAACCCAGATTCGGTTAAAAGGATTATAAAAATTATAGGCTTGATTAAAGAAGAAAAGCACCTAGGATAG
- a CDS encoding sugar ABC transporter ATP-binding protein produces the protein MLGDKILQIANISKGFPGVLALNKVSFDVAKGEVHALVGENGAGKSTLIKVLSGVYTADSGKIFLKGKEINLNSPKEAQELGISIIYQEFSLVPYLSAVDNIFLGRELKKKGLLDRKRMKEKALEILAQIKVKVNLQKAIAELTVAEQQFIEIAKALSLETEILILDEPTASLTEREINDLFRLINTLKKQGITMIYISHHLEEIFKIADRVSCLRDGQYVGTELAKDCTQEKLIKMMVGSELKDLFHKPVPKKNYLIDEVLLDVKKLSRDNVVKDVIFKLKKGEILGIAGLVGAGRTETIRALIGADTATEKEVYLEGKKVELNNPAQSLKAGIGLIPENRKTQGLILGMSVKDNISLSNLQGIRNRNGFINQKMEIKQVRRLVNDLSIKTPGLKQAVKNLSGGNQQKVVLAKWLNRDCKILIFDEPTRGIDVKAKAEIHSLIQDLANQGIAIIVISSELPEVLNLSHRIMVMHKGKLVKVFQSKEASSEKIMYYATGGGEEDGKNSV, from the coding sequence GTGTTGGGAGATAAGATATTACAGATAGCCAATATATCAAAAGGGTTCCCCGGTGTTTTAGCTTTAAATAAGGTAAGTTTTGATGTAGCAAAGGGAGAAGTTCATGCACTGGTAGGGGAAAATGGAGCCGGGAAATCAACATTAATTAAAGTTTTATCAGGGGTTTATACTGCTGATAGTGGTAAGATTTTTTTAAAAGGTAAAGAGATTAATTTAAATAGTCCTAAAGAGGCTCAGGAACTGGGTATTAGTATTATCTATCAAGAGTTTAGTCTGGTTCCTTACTTAAGTGCTGTTGATAATATTTTTCTAGGAAGGGAACTAAAAAAGAAGGGATTACTTGATAGAAAGAGGATGAAAGAAAAAGCATTGGAGATATTAGCTCAAATAAAAGTTAAGGTAAACCTTCAGAAAGCTATAGCTGAGTTAACTGTAGCTGAACAGCAGTTTATTGAAATAGCCAAGGCTTTATCTTTAGAGACGGAGATTTTGATTTTAGATGAACCAACAGCAAGTCTAACTGAGAGGGAGATAAATGATTTATTTAGATTAATTAATACTTTAAAAAAACAAGGAATTACTATGATTTATATATCTCACCACTTGGAAGAGATATTTAAGATTGCTGATAGAGTAAGCTGTTTGAGGGATGGCCAGTATGTTGGCACAGAACTGGCAAAAGATTGTACTCAGGAAAAATTAATAAAGATGATGGTTGGTAGTGAATTAAAAGATTTATTTCATAAGCCTGTTCCAAAGAAAAATTATCTTATTGATGAAGTCTTATTAGATGTTAAGAAATTGAGTAGGGATAATGTTGTTAAAGATGTTATTTTTAAATTAAAGAAAGGAGAGATACTGGGTATTGCTGGTTTAGTTGGTGCTGGACGGACAGAGACTATCAGGGCTTTAATTGGGGCAGACACTGCTACAGAAAAAGAAGTGTATCTGGAAGGAAAAAAGGTAGAGTTGAATAACCCTGCTCAGTCCTTAAAAGCTGGTATTGGACTAATTCCAGAAAACCGAAAAACCCAGGGCTTAATTTTAGGAATGTCAGTTAAGGATAATATAAGCCTAAGTAATTTACAAGGTATAAGAAATAGGAATGGATTTATTAATCAAAAAATGGAAATTAAACAGGTAAGAAGGCTGGTTAATGACCTGTCTATTAAAACCCCTGGTTTAAAACAGGCAGTAAAGAATTTAAGTGGTGGTAATCAACAGAAGGTTGTTCTTGCTAAATGGTTGAATAGGGATTGTAAGATTCTTATTTTTGATGAACCTACCAGGGGAATAGATGTGAAGGCCAAAGCAGAGATACATAGTTTGATTCAGGACCTGGCTAATCAGGGGATTGCCATTATTGTTATTTCATCTGAGTTGCCAGAAGTATTAAATTTGAGTCATAGAATAATGGTAATGCATAAGGGTAAGCTTGTTAAGGTGTTTCAAAGTAAAGAGGCTAGTTCTGAAAAAATAATGTATTATGCTACTGGGGGAGGAGAGGAAGATGGGAAAAACAGTGTTTAG
- a CDS encoding substrate-binding domain-containing protein has product MKNLRTVFLLVLMVIMMFSVVEAADDLTVGISFQQMNNPYFIVMKEAFVSAVESIGADYIITDAHHDVAKQVSDIEDMIQRGIDILIINPTDTVGVQAAVELAKAKGIVVIAVDADAAGPRDAYISSENYDAGYQAGKFMAEELNGQGRVAILNGIPADGILDRVNGFKDAISGYPDIAIVDNQNGKQERSTAMTVTENMLQANPDLDAIFSVNDTGGLGCYSAILGSGRDTFMVSIDGHPEAIEAVLDGDIFRATVAQFPRDLIRMALGTSLAKYWGAERVPEDIRVPVKLIDTNTAVGFSW; this is encoded by the coding sequence ATGAAAAACTTAAGGACAGTATTTTTGCTGGTTTTAATGGTGATAATGATGTTTAGTGTTGTTGAGGCAGCAGATGATTTGACAGTAGGTATATCCTTTCAGCAGATGAACAACCCTTATTTTATTGTTATGAAGGAAGCCTTTGTCTCTGCAGTTGAATCTATTGGTGCTGATTACATTATAACCGATGCCCATCATGATGTGGCCAAACAGGTTAGTGATATAGAGGATATGATTCAAAGGGGGATAGATATATTAATTATTAATCCCACAGATACTGTCGGGGTACAGGCAGCAGTTGAACTTGCCAAAGCAAAGGGTATAGTTGTGATAGCGGTTGATGCTGATGCTGCCGGTCCCAGGGATGCTTATATCTCTTCTGAAAACTATGATGCTGGTTACCAAGCAGGTAAATTTATGGCAGAAGAGTTGAATGGTCAGGGCCGGGTTGCGATTTTAAACGGGATTCCTGCTGATGGAATCTTGGACCGGGTAAACGGTTTTAAAGATGCAATCAGTGGATATCCAGATATAGCTATTGTTGATAATCAAAATGGTAAACAAGAACGTAGCACGGCTATGACCGTAACTGAAAATATGCTGCAGGCCAATCCTGACCTTGATGCTATCTTTAGTGTCAATGATACTGGGGGATTAGGCTGTTATTCAGCTATTTTGGGTTCAGGACGTGATACTTTTATGGTTAGTATAGATGGACACCCTGAAGCAATAGAAGCTGTTTTAGATGGGGATATTTTTAGGGCAACAGTAGCCCAGTTTCCCCGGGATTTAATCAGAATGGCTTTAGGAACCAGTCTGGCAAAGTACTGGGGAGCAGAGAGGGTCCCTGAAGATATAAGGGTTCCAGTAAAGTTAATAGATACTAATACTGCGGTAGGTTTCAGTTGGTAA
- a CDS encoding AAA family ATPase codes for MKIPYGISDFKSLRKESYLYVDKTNYISSLEGIGSKYLFFIRPRRFGKSLFLSTLANYYDLNNKEEFDELFESLYIGKNPTELKTSYLILKFNFSGLNTDSKEKLYLSFKETIRQAVIASLSKYRALFINYQDIVNKLEELEDVKSILNFYIEKVKDAGQKVYLIIDEYDHFANDIIAMGDSDFYKEVIRATGFVRDFYETVKIGTESVIDRVFITGISPVMLDDLTSGFNIASNITMNKLFNEMLGFTEKEVKGIIEELNIDLNKEELLSELRKNYNGYLFNKDSRERVYNPDMILHFFSQWLMTGDYPDQLIDDNVRTDYGRLNRLVANEANREVLEDIIIEEGIVADIITRFSFDMMYDEDYFVSLLFYMGLLTIDKQYRTRLLLKIPNFVVKTIFWEYIEKKISEEYQINLDLNELRKSIEEMAYEGEIEPYIDYINNHVFKAFSNRDLINYDERYIKVILFAYLVDSKAYKPYSETEVENGYIDIYLERDIRMPDVKYEWIIELKYLKKSERDKLAEVKQEGLKQLERYAASRKFEDKDNIKQALLIFIGKDEYELII; via the coding sequence ATGAAGATACCTTATGGGATATCTGATTTTAAATCATTAAGAAAAGAAAGTTATTTATATGTTGATAAGACTAATTATATTTCTAGCTTAGAAGGGATAGGGAGTAAATATTTATTTTTTATTCGTCCGCGTAGATTCGGTAAGAGCCTTTTTTTATCCACCCTTGCTAATTATTATGATTTGAATAATAAAGAGGAGTTTGATGAATTATTTGAAAGCTTATATATTGGGAAAAACCCTACTGAACTAAAAACAAGTTATCTAATCTTAAAATTTAATTTTTCAGGTTTAAATACCGATAGTAAAGAAAAGTTATACCTCTCTTTTAAGGAAACTATCAGGCAGGCGGTTATAGCTAGTTTATCTAAATATAGAGCTTTGTTTATAAACTATCAGGATATAGTTAATAAATTAGAGGAATTAGAAGATGTAAAATCTATTTTAAACTTTTATATTGAGAAGGTGAAAGACGCAGGTCAAAAAGTATACTTAATTATAGATGAATATGACCATTTTGCCAATGATATTATTGCTATGGGGGACAGTGATTTCTATAAAGAAGTAATCAGGGCGACAGGTTTTGTTCGGGATTTTTATGAAACAGTCAAAATAGGTACAGAAAGTGTGATTGACCGTGTTTTTATAACCGGTATATCACCAGTTATGTTAGATGATTTGACCAGTGGTTTTAATATTGCTAGCAATATTACTATGAATAAACTGTTTAATGAAATGTTGGGTTTTACTGAAAAAGAAGTAAAGGGAATAATAGAAGAGTTAAATATAGATTTAAATAAAGAGGAGTTATTGTCTGAATTAAGAAAGAACTATAATGGCTATCTATTTAACAAAGACAGCAGGGAACGGGTCTATAACCCGGATATGATTCTGCATTTCTTTAGCCAGTGGCTAATGACAGGGGACTACCCTGACCAGTTGATAGATGATAATGTCCGGACAGATTACGGCAGGCTAAATAGACTGGTAGCCAATGAGGCCAACCGGGAGGTGCTGGAAGATATTATTATCGAAGAAGGGATAGTGGCCGATATTATTACCCGTTTTTCCTTTGATATGATGTATGATGAAGACTATTTTGTCTCACTCTTATTTTATATGGGTTTGTTGACAATAGATAAGCAGTATAGAACCAGGCTCCTCTTAAAAATACCCAATTTTGTAGTAAAAACAATCTTCTGGGAATATATTGAGAAAAAAATATCAGAAGAATATCAAATCAACTTAGACCTCAATGAACTCAGGAAGTCAATTGAAGAAATGGCCTATGAAGGTGAGATTGAACCATATATAGACTATATAAACAATCATGTCTTTAAAGCCTTTTCTAATCGTGATCTGATAAATTATGATGAAAGGTATATCAAAGTAATTCTCTTTGCCTATCTGGTGGACAGTAAGGCCTATAAACCATATAGTGAAACAGAGGTAGAAAATGGATATATAGACATCTATCTGGAACGGGATATACGGATGCCAGATGTCAAATATGAGTGGATCATAGAATTAAAATACTTAAAGAAGAGTGAGCGGGATAAGTTAGCAGAGGTTAAACAAGAGGGATTAAAGCAATTAGAGAGATATGCAGCCAGCCGTAAGTTTGAGGATAAAGATAATATTAAACAGGCTTTATTAATTTTTATTGGTAAAGATGAATATGAATTGATAATATGA
- a CDS encoding ABC transporter permease, with protein MGKTVFSESKNIQFNFKEIFKNQFFWTFSGFLALCLLMIVFSDKFLTYSNMINVLRQISINGVIAAGMTFVILTSGIDLSVGSVMAFSGTIMAGAMVNWGLSPILAVVIGICIGLIFGLINGSLVAFLKMPAIIVTLAMMEVPRGLALLYTGGYPLSGIPESFAVLGRGYWFNIIPVPVVIMLFVYLIAYLILNHLPMGRYIYAIGGNEEAVRLSGINVRLYKIIPFVISGITASVSGVLITSRLMSGQPMVGTGFELDAIAAVVLGGTDIAGGRGQIIGTLLGALILGVLNNGLNLMGISPYAQRVVKGLIIVIAVYFSSRKNNK; from the coding sequence ATGGGAAAAACAGTGTTTAGTGAGTCAAAAAATATACAATTTAATTTTAAAGAAATATTTAAAAACCAGTTTTTCTGGACGTTCAGTGGGTTTTTAGCTTTGTGTTTATTAATGATTGTGTTTTCAGATAAATTTTTAACTTACTCCAATATGATCAATGTTCTAAGACAGATATCTATTAATGGGGTTATAGCGGCAGGAATGACCTTTGTGATTTTAACTTCGGGTATTGATCTTTCTGTTGGTTCAGTGATGGCTTTTAGTGGAACAATTATGGCCGGGGCTATGGTGAACTGGGGTTTAAGTCCTATTCTGGCGGTAGTTATAGGGATATGTATAGGATTAATTTTTGGCTTAATTAATGGTAGTCTGGTGGCTTTTTTAAAGATGCCAGCAATAATTGTTACTCTAGCAATGATGGAAGTACCCAGGGGATTGGCTCTATTATATACAGGGGGATATCCTTTATCAGGTATTCCAGAGTCATTCGCTGTTTTGGGGAGGGGATATTGGTTTAACATAATACCTGTACCAGTTGTTATTATGTTATTTGTTTATTTGATTGCCTATTTGATTTTAAATCACTTACCTATGGGTCGTTATATTTATGCTATAGGTGGAAATGAAGAAGCAGTACGCTTATCGGGTATAAATGTTAGACTCTACAAAATTATTCCTTTTGTCATCAGTGGAATAACTGCTTCTGTTAGTGGTGTTCTAATAACATCTCGCCTTATGTCAGGACAACCAATGGTTGGAACTGGTTTTGAATTAGATGCCATTGCTGCTGTAGTCCTGGGAGGTACAGATATTGCAGGTGGTCGGGGGCAGATAATCGGCACATTACTTGGTGCATTAATACTGGGGGTTTTAAATAATGGCTTAAATCTAATGGGGATTTCTCCTTATGCTCAAAGGGTTGTTAAGGGGTTGATTATTGTAATAGCTGTTTATTTTAGTTCAAGAAAAAACAATAAATAA
- a CDS encoding thermonuclease family protein encodes MKKKLLLIVFLIMICLGGLVLFAENDFESDSVGLQGLDRVFIDYVYDGDTVRTADGERIRLIGLDTPEMNWEEGEAEFYAREAFEYTKKKLLGHNVYLEYDQEKRDKYNRILAYLFLADGSFFNRKLLEEGYASLLLVPPNLKYAAELKEAADYLNKEVIVRGKVVKTYQSEKIIFLDFSKEGKDNLYLIIFKHNLNKFDYNPLELLLEKEIKVTGKVVEYKGRSEIIIDSPLQIFIL; translated from the coding sequence ATGAAGAAAAAATTATTGTTAATAGTATTTTTGATAATGATATGCCTGGGTGGTCTGGTTTTATTTGCAGAGAATGATTTTGAATCAGATTCTGTGGGACTGCAAGGACTGGACAGGGTTTTTATTGACTATGTCTATGATGGTGATACTGTCAGGACAGCTGATGGTGAAAGAATCAGGTTGATTGGACTGGATACCCCTGAGATGAACTGGGAAGAGGGGGAGGCAGAGTTTTATGCCCGGGAGGCCTTTGAATACACCAAGAAAAAGTTATTGGGACATAATGTCTATCTGGAATATGACCAGGAGAAAAGGGATAAATATAATCGTATCCTGGCCTATCTCTTTTTGGCAGACGGGAGTTTTTTTAATAGAAAACTATTAGAGGAAGGATATGCCAGTCTCCTCTTGGTACCACCTAATTTAAAATATGCAGCAGAGCTGAAAGAGGCAGCAGATTATTTAAATAAAGAGGTTATAGTTAGGGGTAAGGTGGTAAAGACCTATCAGTCAGAGAAGATTATCTTTCTGGACTTTAGCAAGGAAGGAAAAGATAACTTATATCTAATTATATTTAAACATAATCTTAACAAATTTGATTATAATCCCCTGGAATTGTTACTGGAAAAAGAGATTAAGGTCACCGGTAAGGTTGTGGAATATAAAGGCAGATCAGAGATTATTATTGATAGTCCACTGCAAATATTTATTCTGTGA